In Candidatus Campbellbacteria bacterium, the following are encoded in one genomic region:
- the ruvB gene encoding Holliday junction branch migration DNA helicase RuvB yields the protein MSSTEEQNSPNKHLDYKLRPDTWDEYVGQSSIKDNLSILLRAAREREHPSEHVLFYGPPGLGKTTLAHLIAREMNAQMKITSGPAIEKVGDLASILTNLSSGDILFIDEVHRLSKSVEEVLYPAMESGSLDIIIGKGPSARTIQLDLPPFTLIAATTKIASISAPLRSRFSGGVFRLEFYTEEEIKEILERSARILEIKAEEEGLVEIAKRARFTPRTANYLLKRARDLAQISKTALSKDTVEKSLALLEIDELGLTSADRAVLATIIEKFGGGPVGLNTIAASNSEEQSTIEEVHEPYLLQIGLIERTPRGRTVTARAYEHMGFDVPDDIQSKLL from the coding sequence ATGTCAAGTACTGAAGAACAAAATAGCCCCAATAAACACCTTGATTACAAACTTCGTCCCGATACTTGGGATGAGTATGTTGGTCAATCGTCCATCAAAGACAATCTTTCGATACTGCTTCGAGCGGCTCGCGAGCGCGAGCACCCTTCTGAGCACGTACTTTTCTATGGTCCTCCCGGTCTCGGAAAGACCACTTTAGCGCATTTGATAGCTCGTGAGATGAACGCCCAGATGAAAATAACTTCCGGGCCGGCGATTGAAAAGGTGGGTGACCTTGCTTCGATTTTGACCAACCTCAGTTCGGGGGATATTTTGTTCATTGATGAGGTTCATCGCTTGTCCAAATCAGTCGAGGAGGTCCTCTACCCCGCTATGGAATCAGGATCCCTTGATATAATAATAGGAAAGGGACCGAGCGCGCGCACCATACAGCTAGATTTACCTCCCTTCACCCTTATCGCCGCAACAACAAAGATAGCTAGCATATCAGCTCCCTTGCGTTCACGATTCTCCGGCGGTGTCTTTCGCTTGGAATTTTATACTGAAGAGGAAATAAAAGAAATACTTGAGCGCTCCGCGCGAATTTTGGAGATCAAAGCCGAAGAAGAAGGTTTGGTTGAAATAGCCAAGCGCGCCCGCTTTACGCCTCGCACAGCCAACTATCTTCTCAAGCGAGCGAGGGACTTAGCGCAGATATCAAAGACCGCTTTGTCCAAAGACACTGTAGAGAAATCACTTGCTTTACTTGAAATAGACGAGCTGGGACTTACAAGCGCCGATCGCGCGGTACTTGCTACTATCATTGAAAAATTCGGAGGAGGGCCGGTCGGATTAAATACCATCGCGGCGTCTAATTCAGAAGAGCAATCTACGATCGAGGAAGTTCATGAGCCCTATCTTCTGCAGATCGGGCTTATCGAGCGTACTCCACGCGGACGCACGGTAACCGCTCGCGCCTATGAGCATATGGGATTTGACGTCCCGGACGATATTCAAAGTAAATTATTATAA
- a CDS encoding GspE/PulE family protein, with protein sequence MVRFDEEKQEENLKILRSKEEEDLAKILSEKYGLKYANLLKQPVDAEAVRLIEEEKALEAKAVAFAKSGKHLGVAVTDPNKPETETVIEKLKKKGYEVEVFIVSKPSLEHAFEIYKEISSSTKTRAGVLEISEKNIENYLEKVETLEDARAAVKEALDSDSQYYVTMVIEAIIASALATDASDIHLEPEEDVSRLRFRLDGILSDVLDIDNKTHKQLLSRLKLLSGVKLNIKKSAQDGRFTISLKDKEIEVRVSMVPGENDESVVLRVLDPGTIQSSLEKLGMHPTIVDVMKREISRPNGMVLNTGPTGSGKTTTLYTFLKIVNQPEVKIITIENPIEYHLDGIVQTQTSKKGLSFASGLRSLMRQDPDIILVGEIRDSETAKIAIQAAQTGHLVFSTLHTNTAAGTFPRLIDLEANQRTIGSAVNVSMAQRLVRTLCPHCREESEMSAEEKEYVEKILADLPENVERPKEYKVYSPVGCEQCNDRGYVGRTGIFDVILLTKELEELFHKVESPSERDVLTVSEKQGILNMKQDAILKIVSGTTSFAEVKRVIDL encoded by the coding sequence AATTCTTTCTGAAAAATACGGGCTCAAATACGCCAACTTGCTTAAACAACCGGTGGACGCCGAAGCCGTACGTCTCATAGAAGAAGAAAAAGCGCTTGAAGCCAAGGCGGTAGCGTTTGCCAAGTCCGGCAAACATCTAGGTGTTGCGGTTACTGATCCAAATAAACCAGAAACAGAAACGGTCATAGAGAAACTCAAAAAGAAGGGTTACGAAGTTGAAGTCTTTATTGTCTCAAAACCCAGCTTGGAACACGCCTTTGAAATTTATAAAGAAATTTCTTCTTCAACGAAGACGCGCGCGGGAGTGTTGGAAATATCTGAAAAAAACATCGAGAATTATCTGGAAAAGGTTGAAACTCTCGAGGACGCGAGGGCGGCAGTCAAAGAAGCCCTGGACTCTGATTCGCAGTATTACGTGACTATGGTTATCGAAGCGATCATTGCCTCCGCTCTAGCAACCGATGCCTCGGACATACACTTAGAACCAGAAGAAGATGTTTCCAGATTACGGTTTCGCCTAGATGGAATCCTCTCTGACGTTTTGGATATAGACAACAAAACGCACAAGCAACTCCTCTCTCGCTTAAAACTTCTCTCGGGAGTAAAACTCAATATAAAAAAATCAGCCCAAGACGGACGGTTTACTATTTCCCTCAAAGACAAAGAAATAGAAGTTCGTGTTTCGATGGTTCCGGGAGAAAATGACGAATCCGTAGTTTTGCGAGTCTTGGACCCCGGGACTATTCAATCTTCGCTCGAAAAGTTGGGGATGCATCCGACCATCGTTGACGTAATGAAGCGCGAAATTTCCAGACCGAACGGCATGGTTCTGAATACGGGACCGACCGGCTCCGGTAAAACAACAACTCTCTACACATTCCTAAAAATTGTAAACCAACCGGAAGTCAAGATCATAACCATAGAAAATCCGATAGAGTACCACCTTGACGGCATTGTTCAAACTCAGACCTCAAAGAAAGGCCTGTCTTTTGCCTCCGGTTTGCGCTCACTTATGCGTCAAGACCCCGACATAATACTTGTCGGCGAAATACGAGATAGCGAAACCGCAAAGATCGCAATTCAGGCCGCGCAGACCGGACACTTGGTTTTCAGCACTCTGCACACGAACACCGCCGCCGGAACCTTTCCGCGTCTGATCGACTTAGAGGCCAACCAGAGAACTATAGGCTCGGCGGTAAATGTATCTATGGCACAGCGCCTAGTTCGCACCCTCTGTCCTCATTGTCGAGAAGAGAGCGAAATGAGCGCTGAAGAAAAAGAATACGTGGAGAAGATACTTGCCGATCTGCCGGAAAACGTGGAACGTCCCAAAGAGTACAAAGTATATAGCCCCGTCGGATGTGAGCAATGTAACGATCGAGGATATGTGGGAAGGACCGGTATCTTTGATGTAATTTTGCTTACAAAAGAATTAGAAGAACTCTTTCACAAAGTAGAGAGCCCTAGTGAACGCGATGTTTTGACAGTTTCCGAGAAGCAAGGAATACTTAATATGAAGCAGGACGCGATTTTGAAAATTGTCAGCGGCACTACTTCCTTCGCGGAAGTTAAGCGCGTGATCGATCTTTAA